A window of the Parvularcula bermudensis HTCC2503 genome harbors these coding sequences:
- the guaA gene encoding glutamine-hydrolyzing GMP synthase, whose translation MTDALDPSRHHDRLLVIDFGSQVTQLIARRLREDGIYCEIHPFNRVDAAFLEEFSPKGIILSGGPSSVRTATAPRPIEAIYAYGVPILGICYGEQCLVAQLGGEVERATHREFGRADVTVVSSSPLFQGVWTEGGTYPVWMSHGDRVIALPDGFHPIATTPSAPFAVIADELRNYYGVQFHPEVVHTLDGARLLSNFTRQICGLSGDWTMASFREEMTAKIKDQVGDGRVICGLSGGVDSAVAAVLIHEAIGDQLTCVFVDTGLMRQGEARAVVDLFREHYHIPLVHVEAEDLFLSKLEGVEDPERKRKIIGGTFIDVFEAEAKKIKGDFLAQGTLYPDVIESVSFDGGPSVTIKSHHNVGGLPERMNLKLVEPLRELFKDEVRHLGQELGLPEGFVKRHPFPGPGLAIRIPGAVTREKADLLRQADAIYLEEIRAEGLYDAIWQAFAVLLPVKTVGVMGDERSYDWVLALRAVTSTDGMTAESYPFEHRFLSRVATRLINEVDGINRVTYDVTSKPPGTIEWE comes from the coding sequence ATGACCGACGCCCTCGACCCCTCCCGCCATCACGACCGACTGCTCGTCATCGATTTCGGCAGTCAGGTGACGCAGCTCATTGCCCGCCGCCTCCGAGAAGACGGCATCTATTGCGAAATCCATCCCTTTAATCGTGTGGATGCGGCCTTTCTCGAGGAGTTCTCCCCGAAGGGCATCATCCTCTCCGGCGGCCCTTCCAGTGTCAGAACGGCCACCGCGCCGCGCCCGATCGAGGCTATCTATGCGTATGGCGTCCCGATCCTGGGGATCTGCTATGGTGAGCAATGTCTGGTCGCGCAGCTCGGCGGTGAGGTGGAGCGGGCCACACACCGGGAATTTGGTCGTGCCGATGTAACGGTGGTTAGCTCTAGCCCCCTGTTCCAAGGGGTGTGGACCGAGGGGGGCACCTATCCGGTCTGGATGTCCCACGGCGACCGAGTCATTGCGTTGCCGGATGGATTTCACCCGATCGCGACGACCCCTTCCGCGCCCTTCGCCGTCATTGCCGACGAACTTCGCAACTATTACGGGGTGCAGTTCCACCCCGAGGTGGTCCACACCCTCGACGGGGCGCGGCTTCTTTCCAATTTCACCCGTCAAATTTGTGGCCTCTCCGGTGATTGGACCATGGCGTCTTTCCGGGAGGAGATGACGGCGAAAATCAAAGACCAAGTGGGCGATGGCCGCGTGATCTGCGGCCTGTCCGGTGGGGTGGATAGCGCTGTGGCCGCTGTCCTGATCCATGAGGCCATCGGGGATCAGCTCACTTGCGTCTTCGTGGATACAGGGCTGATGCGTCAGGGCGAAGCCCGCGCGGTCGTCGATCTGTTCAGAGAACATTATCACATCCCCCTCGTTCATGTGGAGGCGGAGGATCTCTTTCTTTCGAAACTCGAAGGAGTCGAGGATCCTGAGCGGAAGCGGAAAATCATCGGGGGCACGTTCATCGATGTCTTCGAGGCGGAGGCAAAGAAGATTAAGGGCGATTTTCTTGCCCAGGGGACACTTTATCCCGACGTGATCGAGAGTGTCAGCTTTGATGGCGGCCCCTCCGTCACGATCAAATCTCACCACAATGTTGGCGGCCTGCCCGAACGCATGAACCTCAAATTGGTGGAGCCGTTACGGGAGCTGTTCAAGGATGAGGTGCGTCACCTGGGCCAGGAACTCGGGCTGCCCGAAGGGTTCGTAAAACGCCATCCCTTTCCCGGGCCGGGCCTTGCGATCAGAATTCCCGGGGCGGTCACGCGGGAGAAGGCCGATCTCCTGCGGCAGGCCGATGCCATCTATCTTGAGGAGATCCGCGCTGAGGGGCTCTACGATGCGATATGGCAGGCCTTTGCCGTCCTGCTGCCGGTGAAGACCGTAGGCGTAATGGGCGATGAGCGGAGCTATGACTGGGTTCTGGCCCTAAGGGCGGTGACCTCGACCGACGGAATGACTGCCGAGAGCTATCCCTTCGAGCATCGCTTTCTTTCTCGCGTCGCTACACGATTGATTAACGAGGTCGACGGAATCAATAGAGTCACATACGATGTTACATCAAAGCCCCCCGGCACCATCGAGTGGGAATAA
- a CDS encoding Glu/Leu/Phe/Val family dehydrogenase has product MPSDIQGALSRLSPLLDYEQHLQSIVGLLQSPTELIQRQLIIEREDGRSDALDAWRCRYNDFLGPTKGGLRFSPGVNADEVQRLAFLMTLKCALVGLPFGGAKGGVKVDISQCNDRERARIAHEFGRRFSDILGPERDIAAPDVGTGAPEMAAIARGYDRMGAGRGVVTGKPLDLGGIDLRFGATGKGAAIVVQSMRETLGLAEGKSARIAIQGFGGAGQAFARAMAENGDDLVAFADSTGTVSDPDGLNVEDMIEAKGQGNLSYTEESEAIFDKECDILCLAALGDAINRDRADRVGAKAVIEISNAGVAPEADASLRAKGVKICPDILVNAGGVIASYHEWVAYRTGNAQAIGDAEAQWRKSLISAASAVTEKCSVTDGDLRQAALLCALSRLDGAARHQGVYHR; this is encoded by the coding sequence ATGCCCAGCGACATCCAAGGGGCGCTGTCCCGACTGTCCCCCCTTCTCGATTATGAGCAGCACTTGCAATCGATCGTCGGACTGTTGCAATCGCCAACCGAACTCATTCAGCGTCAATTGATCATTGAGCGGGAAGATGGACGGTCGGACGCGCTCGATGCCTGGCGCTGTCGGTATAATGATTTCTTAGGCCCCACAAAGGGTGGGTTGCGATTCAGCCCCGGCGTGAATGCTGACGAAGTCCAGCGCCTTGCCTTCCTGATGACGCTGAAATGCGCCCTTGTTGGGCTACCTTTTGGCGGCGCAAAGGGCGGGGTCAAGGTGGATATCAGTCAGTGCAATGACCGCGAACGGGCCCGGATTGCCCATGAATTCGGTCGCCGCTTCTCCGATATTCTGGGGCCTGAGAGAGATATCGCAGCACCGGATGTCGGAACCGGGGCGCCCGAAATGGCCGCGATCGCTCGGGGCTATGATCGCATGGGGGCGGGGCGCGGTGTGGTGACGGGCAAACCCTTGGATCTTGGCGGCATCGACCTCCGCTTTGGCGCGACAGGCAAAGGCGCGGCGATCGTCGTCCAATCAATGCGCGAAACGCTTGGCCTTGCAGAGGGCAAGAGTGCCCGGATCGCCATACAGGGATTTGGCGGCGCGGGTCAGGCTTTCGCCCGCGCCATGGCCGAGAACGGCGACGACCTCGTTGCCTTTGCCGATTCGACCGGGACGGTCAGTGACCCAGACGGCCTGAATGTCGAAGACATGATTGAGGCCAAGGGCCAGGGCAACCTTTCCTATACGGAAGAGTCGGAGGCCATTTTCGACAAGGAATGCGACATACTCTGCCTCGCCGCCCTCGGCGATGCGATCAATCGTGACCGAGCCGATCGGGTGGGCGCAAAGGCCGTGATCGAAATATCCAATGCCGGTGTGGCACCGGAGGCGGATGCCTCGCTCCGGGCTAAGGGAGTAAAGATCTGCCCCGATATTCTGGTCAATGCGGGAGGCGTGATCGCTTCCTATCATGAATGGGTGGCCTATCGCACCGGGAACGCCCAGGCGATCGGCGATGCCGAAGCCCAATGGCGCAAAAGTTTGATTTCAGCGGCCAGTGCCGTCACCGAAAAATGCTCTGTGACTGACGGTGACCTGCGCCAAGCTGCCCTTCTTTGCGCGTTATCGCGCCTTGACGGCGCGGCGAGACACCAAGGGGTCTATCATAGATAA
- a CDS encoding DUF1328 domain-containing protein, translated as MLGWALAFFVLAIVAAVFGFGGVASASAGIAQILFFIFLALLVVTFVVRALRGRSPM; from the coding sequence ATGCTCGGCTGGGCTCTCGCATTTTTCGTACTTGCCATCGTCGCAGCGGTATTTGGATTTGGCGGCGTCGCTTCGGCGTCCGCAGGTATCGCTCAAATTTTGTTCTTTATCTTCCTGGCGCTTCTCGTCGTCACTTTTGTCGTCAGGGCGTTGCGTGGTCGTTCCCCCATGTGA
- a CDS encoding diacylglycerol/lipid kinase family protein, producing MIYGFINPLAGSVPADAEAQLAAALADIGHAEHRISAPDPDQLLSAIQDTEFETNDVAIIWGGDGTIAGALHILRERDVMILPLPGGTMNVVHKTVHGENVDWRECLSEALRAKTIYDLPAGCIEDHLFFVAAIAGQMSKLVHSREALRDGEIIRAMRTLGDVQAFDLSRSLTISMTTVEGEKIKEKGVAATLFIATADRRAVFEVGIIDPQNSFDLLTTAAEAAMMGWRDAPHVKFFRATDIEVRSDTGEAIPVTLDGEARDLRSPARFNALDQGGRVLSARP from the coding sequence TTGATTTACGGATTTATCAATCCTTTGGCGGGCAGTGTACCAGCCGACGCAGAGGCACAATTGGCCGCTGCCCTTGCCGATATCGGCCATGCCGAGCACCGGATTTCTGCGCCCGATCCCGATCAATTATTGTCGGCGATCCAAGACACTGAGTTTGAGACGAATGATGTGGCGATCATATGGGGCGGAGACGGGACGATTGCGGGCGCCCTTCATATCCTTAGGGAGCGGGATGTAATGATCCTACCGCTCCCCGGCGGGACGATGAATGTTGTCCATAAAACAGTCCACGGAGAGAATGTCGATTGGCGAGAATGCCTGTCGGAAGCTCTTCGTGCAAAGACAATCTATGACCTTCCCGCCGGATGCATCGAGGATCACCTCTTTTTCGTCGCGGCCATTGCCGGGCAAATGTCGAAGTTGGTTCACTCGCGGGAGGCTCTACGCGACGGCGAAATTATCAGGGCAATGCGGACATTAGGCGATGTCCAGGCATTCGACCTTAGCCGATCTTTGACCATTTCAATGACGACGGTCGAAGGCGAGAAGATTAAGGAGAAAGGCGTTGCGGCCACCCTGTTTATCGCCACGGCGGACAGGCGGGCGGTTTTCGAGGTGGGAATCATCGATCCGCAGAATTCCTTTGATTTACTCACAACCGCAGCCGAGGCGGCAATGATGGGCTGGCGCGATGCCCCGCATGTGAAGTTCTTTCGCGCCACCGACATCGAGGTGCGCAGCGATACTGGCGAGGCCATCCCCGTGACCCTGGATGGTGAGGCTCGAGATCTTCGCAGCCCTGCCCGGTTCAACGCACTGGATCAGGGGGGGAGAGTGCTCTCCGCGCGCCCATGA
- a CDS encoding DUF7218 family protein, which yields MATEQRPSIKNEEMYNSLRDEGMSKEKAARIANAKASDDGKDPSVIGGQHPPYEEWTKDDLYERAQEIGINGRSSMDKDELITALRSH from the coding sequence ATGGCGACTGAACAGCGACCCTCAATCAAGAATGAGGAGATGTATAACAGTCTGAGAGACGAGGGGATGTCGAAAGAAAAAGCCGCCCGCATCGCGAATGCAAAAGCCAGTGATGATGGAAAAGACCCTTCTGTCATAGGCGGTCAGCACCCCCCATACGAAGAATGGACGAAAGACGATCTTTATGAGCGGGCTCAGGAGATTGGTATCAACGGTCGATCCAGTATGGATAAGGACGAATTAATCACCGCACTGAGGTCCCATTGA
- the odhB gene encoding 2-oxoglutarate dehydrogenase complex dihydrolipoyllysine-residue succinyltransferase, with protein MTEIRVPTLGESVTEATVGEWLVKEGDRVSVDDPLVELETDKVSVSVPAPMAGVITSITAKEGDTVELDALLGEIGEANGTKASSSASSSNGSEAAASSAPTNKDEGGEPIEVLAPSSGESVTEADVGEWLVKIGDQVAVDETLVSLETDKAAVDVSAPSAGTITEIRQKEGETVTPGTVLAIITQGGGAVPETKSPEKASSAKPDPAAAKSASTTDRAALSPAPRRMIQENGLDPASIAGSGKDGRITKGDVVSYLKDQEAKPTPTPSTPSPSAPRDLGEREERVKMSRLRQTIARRLKESQNTAAMLTTFNDVDMSAVMEVRSQYKDLFEKKHGVKLGFMSFFVKACVHALREIPDVNAEIDGTDIIYKDHYDIGIAVGTEKGLVVPVLRDAEQKSLAEIEKGITDFGRRARDGQLSLEEMQGGTFTITNGGVYGSLMSTPILNMPQSGILGMHRIEKRPIVVGNEIVVRPMMYLALSYDHRIVDGKGAVTFLVRVKENLEDPQRLLLDL; from the coding sequence ATGACAGAGATCCGGGTACCGACTTTAGGTGAAAGCGTCACGGAAGCGACCGTCGGCGAATGGCTTGTGAAAGAGGGCGACAGGGTGTCGGTCGACGACCCCCTGGTGGAGCTCGAAACGGACAAAGTGTCGGTCAGCGTCCCGGCCCCCATGGCGGGGGTCATCACCTCGATCACGGCCAAAGAAGGCGACACGGTCGAACTCGATGCGCTGCTCGGCGAAATAGGTGAGGCGAATGGCACAAAGGCGTCCTCCTCCGCCTCTTCGTCCAATGGCAGCGAGGCCGCCGCCTCGAGCGCGCCGACAAATAAGGATGAGGGTGGCGAGCCGATTGAGGTTCTTGCCCCCTCTTCAGGGGAGAGCGTGACCGAGGCCGATGTCGGCGAATGGCTCGTCAAGATTGGCGACCAGGTGGCGGTGGATGAGACCCTGGTCAGTCTTGAGACCGATAAGGCCGCGGTCGATGTGTCGGCGCCATCGGCGGGCACCATCACCGAGATCCGGCAGAAAGAGGGGGAGACAGTGACCCCCGGGACAGTCCTTGCCATCATCACCCAAGGTGGCGGAGCGGTGCCGGAGACCAAGTCACCCGAAAAGGCCAGCTCGGCGAAGCCCGACCCGGCGGCGGCCAAATCGGCGTCGACCACGGACAGAGCCGCACTTTCCCCTGCCCCTCGCCGCATGATCCAGGAAAATGGCCTCGACCCCGCCTCTATTGCTGGGAGCGGCAAGGATGGTCGGATCACCAAGGGCGATGTCGTCAGCTATCTGAAGGATCAAGAGGCGAAGCCGACGCCTACACCGTCCACCCCAAGTCCTTCCGCACCGCGCGATCTCGGTGAGCGGGAGGAACGGGTCAAAATGTCCCGTCTGCGTCAGACGATCGCCCGTCGACTGAAAGAAAGTCAAAACACAGCGGCCATGCTGACGACCTTCAACGATGTCGATATGTCGGCGGTCATGGAGGTTAGGTCTCAGTACAAAGATCTCTTTGAGAAGAAGCATGGGGTAAAGCTCGGCTTCATGTCGTTCTTTGTGAAAGCCTGTGTGCATGCCTTGCGGGAAATTCCCGATGTCAATGCGGAGATCGACGGCACGGATATCATTTACAAAGACCATTACGATATCGGCATCGCCGTCGGGACGGAGAAGGGGCTTGTCGTGCCGGTCCTACGGGACGCTGAGCAAAAATCCCTCGCCGAGATCGAAAAGGGGATCACGGATTTCGGTCGCCGCGCCCGCGACGGTCAATTGTCGCTTGAGGAGATGCAGGGCGGCACCTTCACGATCACCAATGGCGGGGTATATGGCTCTTTGATGTCGACGCCGATCCTCAACATGCCGCAATCGGGGATCCTTGGGATGCACCGTATCGAAAAGCGGCCGATCGTTGTGGGGAACGAGATCGTTGTCAGACCGATGATGTATCTGGCTCTCAGCTACGATCACCGTATCGTTGATGGAAAGGGCGCCGTGACCTTCCTGGTGCGGGTGAAAGAGAATCTGGAAGATCCCCAGCGGCTTCTCCTCGATCTGTGA
- a CDS encoding Crp/Fnr family transcriptional regulator has product MDSLRRRLQTFSAIPEEAWEKFSTFSGVEVREFEKGEIIVRAGDPAEVIFIVHEGWARRYRMIGDGRRQITNFMLRGDVFDLQALSSLKADHFVQAATPLTASVFSSRDFLTLIRRSGDIAASFWWAAVQEESILREQIVRIGRRTAEERIAHLLLELRRRLRAAGSEEESIDLRLTRTDLADTLGLTPVHVSRTMSRLRKEGLISEEKGYIHIENLNTLQKLAGFDANYLHLPMALSGKDDQVPALENGADNAAP; this is encoded by the coding sequence ATGGATTCTCTGCGCCGGCGGCTTCAGACATTTTCAGCGATTCCCGAAGAGGCATGGGAGAAATTCTCCACCTTCTCAGGGGTCGAAGTTCGCGAATTCGAGAAGGGCGAAATCATCGTCCGGGCGGGGGATCCTGCGGAGGTGATCTTCATCGTTCACGAGGGGTGGGCGAGACGATATCGCATGATTGGCGACGGCAGGCGTCAAATCACGAATTTCATGCTGCGCGGCGATGTGTTCGACCTGCAGGCCCTCTCGAGCCTCAAGGCGGACCATTTCGTTCAAGCGGCCACCCCCCTGACCGCTTCTGTTTTTTCCTCTCGTGATTTCCTGACCCTGATTCGTCGGTCCGGAGACATTGCCGCATCTTTTTGGTGGGCTGCGGTTCAGGAAGAGAGTATTCTCCGTGAGCAAATTGTCCGTATTGGTCGTCGAACGGCGGAGGAACGGATCGCGCATCTTCTTCTCGAATTGCGTCGGCGTTTACGGGCAGCCGGCTCAGAAGAAGAGTCCATTGATCTGCGTCTTACCCGAACCGACCTTGCCGACACGCTCGGCTTGACCCCGGTCCATGTGTCGCGGACCATGTCACGGCTCAGGAAAGAAGGTCTCATCTCGGAAGAAAAAGGCTATATCCATATTGAGAATCTGAACACGCTGCAAAAATTGGCGGGATTTGACGCCAATTATTTGCATCTTCCCATGGCTTTATCGGGCAAAGACGATCAAGTGCCGGCCCTGGAAAACGGGGCGGATAATGCCGCCCCCTGA
- a CDS encoding metallophosphoesterase family protein: protein MTPPLRLVQMADLHFGAENKSALEAVKDILPSLGVDAVIVAGDMTQKGRREEFDAASTWLSDLGPPVLGVPGNHDTPLLNMVDRVKAPFKRYEDRLGWLPSSSSLKGAALFGLNTARGWQARRNWAEGSVNLDQLGGAIEYAHAHDGWGAVLFCHHPFLSPPKAPLRIATRRGQRASEQLSKSPYTLLLAGHVHVPRAQIEGDGHHTYLSVTCGTLSTRLRDGPASFNVVDLSPDAVEITAHRFETDSGFAPCSMGRWAIKGGSVHPH from the coding sequence ATGACCCCTCCTCTCCGACTCGTCCAGATGGCCGATCTGCATTTCGGTGCGGAGAATAAGTCTGCCTTGGAAGCGGTGAAAGACATCCTCCCCTCTCTCGGCGTCGATGCGGTGATCGTTGCCGGCGATATGACCCAAAAGGGACGGCGGGAGGAATTCGATGCCGCTTCGACCTGGCTATCGGATCTCGGCCCCCCTGTGCTGGGGGTCCCCGGAAATCACGACACACCGCTGTTGAACATGGTCGACCGGGTCAAGGCGCCCTTTAAACGATATGAAGACCGGCTGGGCTGGCTTCCGTCCAGCAGCTCGCTCAAGGGGGCTGCCCTCTTCGGCCTTAATACAGCGAGAGGATGGCAGGCGCGACGCAATTGGGCGGAAGGGTCGGTCAATCTCGATCAGCTTGGCGGGGCGATTGAGTATGCCCACGCCCATGATGGGTGGGGGGCCGTTCTATTCTGCCACCATCCGTTTTTATCGCCGCCAAAAGCCCCCCTGCGCATCGCCACCCGCCGCGGACAGCGCGCCAGCGAGCAATTATCGAAAAGTCCCTATACCCTCCTTCTGGCGGGGCATGTCCACGTCCCAAGAGCGCAAATTGAGGGGGACGGACACCATACATATCTTTCAGTGACATGCGGAACCCTGTCGACCCGCTTGCGGGACGGCCCGGCCAGTTTCAATGTGGTCGACCTCTCCCCCGATGCCGTGGAAATCACAGCCCACCGATTCGAGACAGATAGCGGATTTGCGCCCTGCTCCATGGGACGCTGGGCTATCAAAGGTGGATCTGTTCACCCCCACTGA